One Etheostoma spectabile isolate EspeVRDwgs_2016 chromosome 12, UIUC_Espe_1.0, whole genome shotgun sequence genomic window carries:
- the depdc5 gene encoding LOW QUALITY PROTEIN: GATOR complex protein DEPDC5 (The sequence of the model RefSeq protein was modified relative to this genomic sequence to represent the inferred CDS: inserted 1 base in 1 codon), translating to MKTNKSYKLVLHKKGFGGSDDELVVNPKVFPQVSLRDIIEIAHPTDEYSPLLLQVKSLKEDLQKETISVDQTVAQAFKLRAYQDVIVNIVDPKDVTLDLVELTFKDQYIGRGDMWRLKKSLVSTCAYVTQKVEFAGIRAQASELWVKGEKVTCGYISEDTRVVFRSTSAMVYIFIQMSCEMWDFDIYGDLYFEKAVNCFLSDLFAKWKEKNCSHEVTVVLFSRTLYNAKTIDEFPEILRGSIRQDHDGRFYEDFYRVVAQNERRDEWTSLLVTIKKLFIQYPVLVRLKDAGDGFPGGYNSTAAQGNYLEAINLSFNVFDKHYINRNFDRTGQMSVVITPGMGVFEVDRLLMILTKQRMIDNGIGVDLVCMGEQPLHAVPLFKLHNKTTPGDSRVGDDYNLPHWINHSFYTSKSQNSCSSFTPRIKLAGRKLHAEKFKSSKDHTLCAPKDSENSLPIQVDYDAYDAQVFRLPGPSRIQRSTTFRMGRDKDMSGRKSWGSVDISAGIGASPPVRSGCPEEQRSLASDDSLGTVSNMLLIPRMPPAQYEVSSSLGYTSTRELLEKLMDPQRDSSAPGRFTVGSAESTLHIRPGGYTPQRALINPFTPSRMPMKLTSNRRRWMHTFPVGPSGEAIQIHHQTRQNMAELQGSQQRDPAHTSAELLELAYHEATGRRTASRHAGENGLYIVGGMEEFTGSPGSNNTNGTLTNPGSTFEDNSLSGADPTLLLSAPPSVPSFCCTVGVDWKSLTTPACLPLTTDYFPDRQALQNDYTEGCYDLLPHSDLERREDEAPVMSASQVFEEFICQRLMQGYQIIVQPNNRKPQPAVATPLGSSPLYSRGKLMFYVIYIVSVFISKYQYESAQIQYSYSLCPPHSDAQFVSCWVEFGHGRLEEYKWNYLDQYICSAGSEDFSLIDSLKFWRTRFLLLPAGGARRVADGEGHWDVYGEGAGAGMGGNGDWILLDGFIRFLEGLNRIRRRHRSDRIIRQKGTPLKGLQVTSPLPQYPTEPVVXPQGKKGTSALSALLEMDQNQKTLEEQQAKPSTAVTDPSSVTTAPTYVDSPRKDAAFILDFIRSPRSSYIYHSQFPAEASEAADKGVQPAVTAGAASAQPAGEAAASSSTLDTSGQSSALSLSSSSTLMEILEAIKHPTTGVQLLPEQKGLPLNCFISAEVVHWLVNNVDGVATQGMAVDIMQKMLDEGVVAHASGDAMRTFVYGFYFYRIVDEKDGPTSQLPTAAAGGWSTAALEDFALFQRKWFEVAFVLEERRPCDLPAFLLPWLPSRPASYASRHSSFSRSFGGRSQAAALLAATVPEQKTVTLDVDVNNRSDRTEWCSCYYHGNFSLNSAFEIKLHWMAVTAAVLFEMVQMWHRKAASCGFLLVPVLEVPFALTSYLYGDPLRAQLFIPLNIHCLLKNSSDNLFEGFEPETYWDRMQLFQEAILYRFGFVHDKFSASAFNFPSENKPQYIHVTGTVFLQLPYSKRKYSSGQPRRRRNSTNSTCQGPFGGEEQVGYYWAYNTMLTKAWRTGVLGDERLADRLLRDFTDFCANKDNRLLHLWDSCQEKMNASAP from the exons AGCCCAGGCCAGTGAACTCTGGGTGAAGGGAGAGAAAGTGACCTGTGGTTACATCAGTGAAGACACCAGG GTGGTGTTCAGATCCACATCTGCAATGGTGTACATCTTCATCCAGATGAGCTGTGAGATGTGGGACTTTGACATCTATG GGGATCTCTACTTTGAGAAAGCTGTAAATTGTTTCCTGTCTGACCTTTTCGCCAAGTGGAAG GAGAAGAACTGCAGCCATGAGGTGACAGTTGTGCTTTTCTCACGCACGTTGTACAATGCCAAAACTATTG ATGAATTCCCTGAGATTCTGAGAGGATCCATCAGACAGGATCACGATGGACGTTTTTATGAAGACTTCTacag GGTCGTGGCTCAGAACGAGAGACGGGATGAGTGGACTTCCTTACTGGTCACGATCAAGAAGCTCTTCATTCAGTATCCTGTCCTGGTGCGGCTGAAAGACGCAGGAG ATGGTTTTCCTGGGGGTTACAACTCCACTGCTGCACAAGGAAACTACCTGGAGGCCATTAACCTTTCATTCAATG TGTTTGACAAGCACTACATAAACCGAAACTTCGACCGCACCGGCCAGATGTCGGTGGTCATCACACCCGGGATGGGAGTGTTTGAAGTCGACCGTTTGCTCATGATTCTCACCAAGCAGCGGATGATTGACAACG GTATTGGTGTAGACTTGGTGTGTATGGGCGAGCAGCCATTGCACGCAGTTCCGTTATTCAAG CTGCACAACAAGACGACGCCCGGAGACTCTCGCGTGGGCGACGACTATAACCTTCCTCACTGGATTAACCACAG CTTCTACACCTCCAAAAGTCAGAACTCTTGTAGCTCCTTTACACCTCGAATCAAACTGGCTGGTCGCAAG CTCCATGCTGAGAAATTCAAGAGCAGCAAGGACCACA CTCTCTGTGCTCCAAAGGACTCTGAAAACAGTCTGCCTATTCAGGTGGACTACGATGCCTATGATGCTCAGGTGTTCAGACTGCCTGGTCCTTCACGCATTCAGAGGAGCACCACCTTCAG GATGGGTCGAGACAAAGATATGAGTGGGAGGAAGAGCTGGGGCTCGGTGGACATCAGTGCAGGCATAGGCGCGTCCCCGCCTGTTCGCTCTGGATGTCCGGAGGAACAGCGTAGCCTAGCCTCTGATGACAGtctgggcactgtgtccaacatGTTGCTTATACCCCGCATGCCTCCAGCACAGTATGAAGTCAGCAGCTCCCTGGGATACACCAGCACCAGAG AGTTGTTGGAGAAGCTGATGGACCCACAGCGGGACTCAAGTGCCCCGGGCAGGTTCACAGTGGGAAGTGCTGAGTCCACCCTGCACATCCGTCCAGGAGGTTACACCCCTCAGAGAGCACTCATAAACCCCTTCACCCCATCCAGGATGCCCATGAAGCTCACCTCCAACCGGCGGCGCTGGATGCACACCTTCCCTGTTG GTCCTTCTGGAGAGGCAATCCAGATTCATCACCAGACCAGACAGAACATGGCGGAACTGCAGGGCAGCCAGCAGAGAGACCCCGCCCACACCTCCGCTGAGCTGCTGGAGCTGGCCTATCATGAAGCCACTGGAAG GCGAACAGCCTCTAGGCATGCAGGAGAGAACGGCCTTTACATTGTTGGAGGGATGGAAGAGTTTACTGGAAGTCCAGGGAGCAACAACACCAATG GAACTCTAACCAACCCCGGCTCCACATTTGAAGACAATTCCCTAAGTGGTGCCGATCCAA ccctgctgctgtctgcgcCCCCGTCAGTGCCCAGCTTCTGCTGCACAGTGGGGGTGGACTGGAAGTCTCTGACCACACCGGCCTGCCTGCCCCTCACCACCGACTACTTCCCCGACCGCCAGGCGCTACAGAACGACTACACCGAAGGCTGCTACGACCTGCTGCCGCACAGTGACCTGGAGAG GCGGGAAGATGAAGCTCCAGTGATGAGTGCGTCTCAGGTGTTTGAGGAGTTTATCTGTCAGAGGTTGATGCAGGGCTACCAGATCATCGTCCAACCCAATAACAGGAAACCTCAGCCCGCTGTGGCCACACCGCTTGGCAGCAGTCCTCTTTACTCCAGAGGTAAGTTAATGTTTTATGTCATTTATATTGTATCTGTATTCATTTCAAA GTACCAGTACGAGTCAGCACAGATCCAGTACAGCTACAGCCTGTGTCCTCCACATTCTGATGCTCAGTTTGTGTCCTGCTGGGTGGAGTTTGGCCATGGGAGACTGGAGGAATACAAGTGGAACTACCTGGACCAGTACATCTGCTCTGCTGGCTCAGAGGACTTCAG TTTGATAGACTCTCTGAAGTTCTGGAGGACTCGCTTCCTCCTGCTGCCTGCTGGAGGAGCTAGGCGGGTGGCAGACGGGGAGGGGCACTGGGATGTTTATGGGGAGGGAGCAGGTGCTGGGATGGGTGGCAACGGGGACTGGATCCTGCTGGATGGCTTCATCCGCTTCCTGGAGGGTCTCAACCGTATCCGGCGTCGCCACCGCTCCGATAGGATCATCAGA CAGAAGGGCACACCACTGAAAGGACTGCAGGTTACCAGTCCCCTCCCTCAGTATCCTACCGAGCCTGTGG CCCCACAAGGCAAGAAAGGCACATCAGCTTTATCAGCCTTGCTggagatggatcaaaaccaGAA GACTCTGGAGGAGCAGCAGGCAAAGCCCTCAACAGCCGTCACTGACCCCTCAAGTGTTACCACAGCTCCCACTTATGTAGACAGTCCCCGCAAG GACGCTGCctttattttggattttatACGTAGCCCTCGCTCCTCCTACATCTATCACTCTCAG TTTCCTGCTGAAGCCAGCGAGGCTGCAGATAAAGGAGTCCAGCCAGCAGTGACGGCTGGAGCAGCATCAGCACAGCCAGCAGGAGAGGctgcagccagcagcagcacctTGGACACCAG TGGGCAGTCGAGTGCCCTTTCTCTGTCCTCTTCCTCAACCCTCATGGAGATCCTGGAGGCCATCAAACATCCCAC GACAGGTGTCCAGCTGCTGCCAGAGCAGAAAGGTCTGCCACTCAACTGCTTTATTAGCGCAGAGGTCGTACATTGGCTGGTCAACAATGTGGACGGCGTGGCCACGCAAGGGATGGCTGTGGATATCATGCAG AAAATGTTGGATGAAGGTGTGGTGGCCCACGCTTCTGGAGATGCCATGCGCACCTTCGTCTACGGATTCTACTTCTACAGGATAGTAGACGAGAAGGATG GCCCGACCTCGCAGCTTCCCACCGCGGCGGCTGGAGGTTGGTCTACCGCAGCACTGGAGGACTTTGCTCTGTTCCAGAGGAAGTGGTTCGAGGTGGCTTTTGTGCTGGAGGAGCGGCGACCCTGCGACCTCCCGGCCTTCCTCCTGCCCTGGCTGCCCAGCCGGCCAGCCTCCTACGCAAGTAGGCACAGCTCCTTCAGCCGCAGCTTTGGGGGACGCAGCCAGGCCGCCGCACTGCTAG CTGCTACAGTCCCGGAGCAGAAGACGGTCACTCTGGATGTGGACGTTAACAACCGCAGTGACCGAACTGAATGGTGCAGCTGTTATTACCACGGCAACTTCTCCCTCAACTCTGCCTTTGAGATCAAGTTGCACTGGATGGCTGTGACTGCTGCAGTGCTCTTTGAGATG GTTCAAATGTGGCACCGGAAAGCAGCGTCCTGCGGCTTCCTGTTGGTCCCTGTGCTGGAGGTTCCTTTTGCTCTGACGTCTTACCTGTACGGAGATCCCCTGAGAGCGCAGCTCTTCATCCCTCTGAACATCCACTGTCTGCTGAAGAACAGCAGCGACAACCTGTTCGAAG GTTTTGAACCAGAGACGTACTGGGACAGGATGCAGCTCTTTCAGGAGGCCATACTGTACAG ATTCGGCTTTGTGCACGACAAGTTTTCTGCTTCTGCTTTTAATTTCCCCTCCGAAAACAAGCCCCAGTACATCCACGTAACAG GCACCGTGTTCCTGCAGCTGCCGTACTCCAAGAGGAAGTACTCGAGCGGGCAGCCGCGCAGACGCAGGAACTCCACCAACTCCACCTGCCAGGGGCCGTTTGGCGGCGAGGAGCAGGTCGGTTACTACTGGGCCTACAACACCATGCTGACCAAGGCCTGGAGGACGGGGGTGCTGGGCGACGAGAGGCTCGCCGACCGCCTGCTCAGGGACTTTACAGACTTCTGCGCCAACAAAGACAACAGACTGCTCCACTTGTGGGACAGCTGCCAAGAGAAAATGAACGCCAGCGCTCCCTGA
- the LOC116699623 gene encoding major facilitator superfamily domain-containing protein 12 — protein MSDPEMSLPVLKKLSYAVGHFLNDLCASMWFTYLLVFYHSVLGFHNTNAGVLLLVGQIADGICTPLIGYESDRTPGCGNYGKRKTWHLVGTLSVVISFAFIFNQCVGCDPLTPQWASLTYFIPFIVVFQFGWAATQISHLSLIPELVTCEHDKVELTAYRYAFTVIANITVYAVAYLLFHFQAGEHNDPLSDGLGPADIPVFRNLALIVLAIGALFSLLFHLGITERRRETGGEAGGEEGRRSIGEEEEEEGERRPLLPRPRTSMYLLQWKCWLKQPSFYQVALLYMCTRLIVNLSQTYISMYLINTLGLPKNFIATIPLVMYLSGFLSSFIMKPVSKLIGKCLTYFVGLLLIMAFSYWVLLDGQMGQRVYGAAVLLGAGSATILVISLAMTAELIGDQTQSAAFVYGAMSFTDKVANGLAVMVIQALHPCRTVVCCPACVWFYHYIMVIVTGGVTVVAALALCSILIWPIKIRPLISKDEARVN, from the exons ATGTCGGACCCAGAGATGTCTCTGCCAGTCCTCAAGAAGCTCAGCTATGCGGTGGGACACTTTCTGAACGACCTGTGTGCCTCCATGTGGTTCACATACCTGCTGGTGTTCTACCACTCGGTACTGGGATTCCACAACACGAATGCAG GTGTGTTGCTGTTGGTCGGCCAGATAGCCGATGGTATCTGTACGCCTCTCATTGGCTACGAGTCTGACCGAACCCCTGGCTGTGGCAACTACGGCAAGAGGAAGACATGGCATTTAGTCg gtaCACTGAGCGTGGTGATATCCTTTGCCTTCATCTTCAACCAGTGTGTGGGCTGTGACCCCCTCACCCCTCAGTGGGCCAGTTTGACCTACTTCATCCCGTTCATCGTCGTCTTTCAGTTCGGCTGGGCCGCCACCCAGATCTCCCATCTGTCTCTCATTCCGGAGCTGGTCACCTGTGAGCACGATAAAGTAGAACTCACTGCATACAG gtatgCGTTCACAGTGATAGCCAACATCACAGTGTATGCAGTGGCTTACCTGCTGTTCCACTTCCAGGCCGGAGAGCACAACGACCCGCTCAGTGATGGGCTTGGACCAGCAGATATCCCCGTCTTCAGG AATCTGGCGTTGATTGTGCTGGCCATCGGCgctctcttctccctcctcttccaccTGGGTATCACAGAGAGGAGGCGTGAAACAGGGGGGGAGGCcgggggagaggaggggaggaggagtataggggaggaggaagaggaagagggggagcGGAGGCCCCTGCTTCCTCGCCCGAGGACTTCCATGTATCTTCTGCAGTGGAAATGTTGGCTGAAGCAGCCTTCTTTTTACCAG GTGGCCTTACTTTACATGTGTACCAGGTTAATCGTCAATCTGTCTCAGACATACATCTCAATGTATCTCATCAACACTCTGGGGCTGCCCAAG AACTTCATTGCAACCATCCCATTAGTGATGTACCTGAGTGGCTTCCTGTCCTCCTTCATCATGAAGCCTGTCTCTAAACTCATCGGGAAATGT CTCACCTACTTCGTGGGCCTGCTGCTGATTATGGCCTTCTCCTACTGGGTGCTGTTGGATGGCCAGATGGGTCAGCGGGTTTACGGGGCTGCGGTGCTGCTGGGGGCCGGGTCAGCCACCATCCTGGTCATATCGCTCGCCATGACCGCGGAGCTCATTGGCGATCAGACG CAAAGTGCAGCATTTGTGTATGGAGCCATGAGTTTCACTGATAAAGTGGCTAATGGGTTAGCTGTGATGGTCATTCAGGCTCTGCATCCTTGCCG TACTGTGGTGTGCTGTCCGGCCTGTGTGTGGTTCTATCATTACATCATGGTCATAGTAACGGGAGGCGTCACAGTCGTTGCGGCTTTGGCGCTCTGCTCCATCCTCATCTGGCCAATCAAGATCAGACCAC TTATCTCTAAGGATGAAGCCAGAGTCAACTGA